A single genomic interval of uncultured Pseudodesulfovibrio sp. harbors:
- a CDS encoding tRNA 2-thiocytidine biosynthesis TtcA family protein → MASWGKLTFAQKNCVSATGKLMQKTNMVSHGARIGIAASGGVDSFLMLKVLTIRKAIMPFPVELMALHINPGFEPSSHSVLTDWCAEHGIPAHSELTDFGPRAHSDENRRNSPCFYCSMLRRKRLFELCRDYNLTHLAFGHNADDNVTTFFMNILQNGRADGLSANEPFFDGKLQVIRPTMLLDKKTVIKAAKQWELPVWENTCPSNGNTKRDEVNSWLQQAWQNDKRIKNNVFNAITRQQVDLTSKKV, encoded by the coding sequence GAAAAACTGTGTCTCGGCCACCGGCAAGCTCATGCAGAAAACCAATATGGTTTCCCATGGAGCTCGCATCGGCATAGCCGCATCCGGGGGCGTAGACAGCTTCCTGATGCTCAAAGTGCTGACCATCCGCAAGGCGATCATGCCTTTCCCGGTCGAACTCATGGCTCTCCACATCAATCCCGGATTCGAACCGTCATCCCACTCCGTCCTCACAGACTGGTGCGCCGAACACGGCATTCCGGCACACAGTGAACTGACAGACTTCGGCCCACGCGCTCACTCAGACGAGAACAGACGCAACTCACCATGCTTCTACTGTAGCATGCTTCGCCGCAAACGCCTTTTCGAACTTTGCCGCGACTATAACCTCACCCACCTCGCATTTGGTCACAATGCCGATGACAACGTTACTACGTTCTTCATGAACATACTTCAAAATGGTCGAGCAGACGGCCTGTCTGCCAACGAACCGTTTTTCGACGGCAAACTTCAGGTCATTCGACCAACCATGCTGCTCGACAAAAAAACCGTCATCAAGGCGGCAAAACAATGGGAATTGCCGGTCTGGGAAAACACATGTCCCTCAAACGGCAACACAAAACGAGACGAAGTCAACTCCTGGCTGCAACAGGCATGGCAAAACGACAAACGCATAAAAAACAATGTGTTCAATGCCATAACGCGCCAACAGGTTGACTTGACAAGTAAAAAAGTCTAG
- a CDS encoding peptidoglycan DD-metalloendopeptidase family protein — MLFKKYHIVVFKDKQGSCKKFQLRGWLIAALFFLMVGMGTGNVILWKKYANHSRVEKGLNIAEKTVQDQKTQLLSLSQKISSLQKNLDRIRDFDSKLRVMINLDQDGSQATAPKGGPANENFSKGYLPLYRQELLARKMHEFLRQLNVEARLEEVRQQEIMHTLRNNQNILEATPSIWPTSGWVTSGFAWRTSPFTGKREFHKGIDISAPRGTPIYAPARGTVTFTGRDGSYGLSIRLKHNASLSTRFAHLHRIAIKSGKVVTRGELIGYVGTTGRSTGPHLHYEVRLNGVPVNPKRYILN; from the coding sequence ATGCTTTTCAAAAAATATCATATTGTAGTCTTCAAGGATAAACAGGGCTCGTGCAAAAAATTCCAGCTTCGCGGCTGGCTTATTGCCGCACTCTTTTTCCTCATGGTCGGCATGGGCACCGGGAATGTGATTCTCTGGAAAAAGTATGCCAATCACTCACGAGTGGAAAAAGGCCTCAACATTGCTGAAAAAACGGTTCAGGATCAAAAGACCCAGCTTCTCAGCCTTTCTCAGAAAATCTCTTCTCTCCAAAAAAACCTTGATCGGATCAGGGACTTTGACTCCAAGCTGCGGGTCATGATCAATCTTGATCAGGACGGCAGTCAAGCCACCGCACCGAAAGGCGGTCCGGCAAATGAAAACTTTTCCAAGGGCTATCTGCCACTTTACCGTCAGGAGCTTCTGGCCCGCAAGATGCACGAATTTCTTCGCCAGCTGAACGTCGAGGCACGCCTCGAAGAAGTCAGGCAGCAGGAGATCATGCACACCCTGCGAAACAACCAGAACATTCTGGAAGCAACTCCGTCCATTTGGCCCACGTCCGGTTGGGTTACTTCTGGCTTTGCATGGCGTACATCGCCTTTCACCGGAAAACGTGAATTCCACAAAGGCATAGACATCTCTGCCCCCAGAGGAACACCTATTTATGCTCCTGCCCGCGGGACTGTTACGTTTACAGGGCGCGACGGTTCCTACGGTCTCAGCATCCGACTGAAACATAATGCCAGCCTCTCTACTCGCTTCGCCCATCTGCATCGTATTGCGATCAAGAGTGGCAAAGTGGTTACTCGTGGTGAATTGATTGGTTATGTCGGTACTACAGGACGAAGCACCGGGCCTCACCTTCACTACGAAGTCCGACTCAATGGAGTACCTGTCAATCCGAAGCGGTACATCCTGAACTAA
- the fliR gene encoding flagellar biosynthetic protein FliR, with amino-acid sequence MEIFGFNPNDMLSFFLSLFRISIVLFLLPFFGGKSIPNPVKGALLIVLTLALWPQLSFPGSMMPGTGLGIALMFLGELILGLTLGLLVRVLFGAIQFGGQIIGFQMGFSMVNVVDPITGVSNAVTAHFLYMTTMLTFLVLNGHLQLLGALGTSFEYIPPGGLLLTPELANHIFEFSNLMFTLAVRIAAPVMAALFLIDLSLALIGRAAPQMHVLVLGFPVKISVGFFFIGFLFTIMSTYVLDFMRILSPMYKTLMQSGAPGTF; translated from the coding sequence ATGGAAATTTTCGGATTCAATCCCAACGACATGCTCAGCTTTTTCCTGTCTTTGTTCAGGATAAGCATAGTGTTGTTTCTATTGCCTTTTTTTGGCGGAAAATCCATTCCCAACCCTGTCAAAGGGGCTCTTCTCATCGTTTTGACTCTCGCGCTGTGGCCTCAGCTTTCCTTCCCCGGTTCAATGATGCCTGGAACCGGACTGGGAATAGCACTCATGTTTTTGGGAGAATTAATCCTCGGTTTGACTCTCGGGCTGCTTGTCAGGGTGCTTTTCGGAGCCATCCAGTTCGGAGGGCAAATCATCGGCTTCCAAATGGGATTCTCAATGGTCAACGTCGTTGACCCCATTACGGGCGTCAGCAACGCAGTCACAGCCCACTTCCTTTATATGACGACGATGCTCACGTTTCTTGTTCTCAATGGGCACCTGCAACTTCTCGGCGCACTGGGAACCAGCTTTGAGTATATCCCTCCCGGAGGGCTTTTATTGACTCCGGAACTCGCGAATCATATTTTTGAATTCTCAAATCTCATGTTCACTCTGGCCGTCAGAATAGCTGCACCGGTCATGGCAGCCTTATTCCTGATTGACCTCTCTCTGGCTCTCATTGGTCGGGCTGCTCCGCAGATGCATGTATTGGTGCTTGGATTCCCGGTCAAAATCAGTGTGGGGTTCTTTTTCATAGGCTTCCTTTTTACCATCATGTCAACCTATGTTCTTGATTTTATGAGAATCTTGTCACCCATGTATAAAACACTCATGCAATCCGGGGCTCCGGGTACATTTTAA